A genome region from Acidobacteriota bacterium includes the following:
- a CDS encoding TonB-dependent receptor produces the protein MHRRNRRIEWICLILGVFSVPIAASSQDAAVHGTVTDTTGFVLPGVTVEARDAAGNPAGTAVTDGAGRFTIPLPPGAYAVTFTLPGFQETVRDAVEVGAGATVTLDVELAVELEERVVVVGSRAQPRSVTESQVPIDAIPFQDVASQGLTTLDYQLRTLVPSFNVATHPISDAATLVRPASIRNLAHDHTLVLVNGKRRHRSSVIAWFAGVTDGSQGPDISTIPTIALRQVEVLRDGASAQYGSDAIAGVLNFLLKDNPTGGSFELNTGTYRAGDGDAYSVAGNVGLPVGANGFANLSLEYGNADPTNRSVQRADAAALIAAGNTDVADPAQIWGNPTIEDDLKLFGNFGSLLGSGLQFYGHTNYASKRVTEGFYFRNPNNRANIYSLDGGETLLIGDRLAAQGMGSANCPVVRVTDNVPDQAALAQVAANPNCFSFREIAPGGFTPRFGGVVTDLSAVAGLRRIADSGLTWDASASYGSHESDFFFQNTVNASLGLDTPRDFDPGLYQQEEVNLNFDVSYAASDMVNFAAGTEWRDEKFTIGAGGRPSWEVGPYAAQGFVSGSNGFPGFPDYTAGAWNRSNVAVYGDLELREPDDRWSFGGALRLEHFDLFGATTNGKISARYALTPHVALRGGVSTGFRAPTPGQQHTLNVQTTIDPETLQLVDSANVPSTFLAATLRGGVPLEPETSVNTTAGVVADNGPFTLTADYFRVDVADRLALSQTFTLTEDERALLLSEGIASAGTLAFFRFFINDFETRTQGVDIVSTYTPPDLGGDTVLNFTFNYTDTAVTKETDLLGPGEVLGLERGVPKTRWSIALNQQLARVRLLGRLSYYGSWVDHFDARFVRGPDSPLLNGRSIVDLDLSIPLGEGVTLSVGGQNIADTFSDRMDLFAEIFGLPYSQFTPWGLSGGYYYARLNYGWGG, from the coding sequence ATGCACCGACGGAACCGCAGGATTGAGTGGATCTGTCTGATCCTGGGCGTGTTCTCGGTGCCCATTGCGGCTTCCTCCCAGGACGCCGCCGTCCACGGCACGGTCACCGACACGACGGGCTTCGTTCTTCCCGGCGTGACCGTGGAAGCGCGCGACGCGGCCGGCAATCCGGCGGGAACCGCCGTCACTGACGGCGCCGGCCGGTTCACGATTCCCTTGCCGCCCGGCGCCTACGCGGTGACGTTCACGCTGCCCGGCTTTCAAGAGACCGTGCGCGACGCCGTCGAGGTCGGCGCCGGAGCCACGGTCACTCTCGACGTCGAGCTGGCGGTGGAGCTGGAGGAGCGCGTGGTCGTGGTCGGCAGCCGCGCGCAGCCGCGATCGGTGACCGAATCGCAGGTGCCGATCGACGCCATTCCCTTCCAGGACGTCGCCAGCCAGGGCCTCACGACGCTCGACTACCAGTTGCGGACCCTGGTTCCCTCGTTCAACGTCGCCACGCATCCGATCAGCGACGCGGCCACCCTCGTGCGGCCGGCCAGCATCCGCAACCTCGCGCACGACCACACGCTGGTGCTGGTCAACGGCAAGCGGCGCCACCGCTCGTCGGTCATCGCCTGGTTCGCCGGCGTGACCGACGGCTCGCAGGGACCGGACATCTCGACCATCCCGACCATCGCCCTGCGGCAGGTGGAGGTGCTGCGCGACGGCGCCTCGGCGCAGTACGGCTCGGACGCCATCGCCGGGGTGCTCAACTTCCTGCTCAAGGACAACCCGACGGGGGGCAGCTTCGAGCTGAACACCGGCACCTACCGGGCCGGCGACGGCGACGCCTACAGCGTGGCCGGCAACGTCGGGCTGCCGGTCGGCGCCAACGGCTTCGCCAACCTCAGCCTGGAGTACGGCAACGCCGATCCGACCAACCGCAGCGTGCAGCGCGCCGACGCGGCGGCGCTCATCGCCGCCGGCAACACCGACGTCGCCGACCCGGCGCAGATCTGGGGCAACCCGACCATCGAGGACGACCTGAAGCTGTTCGGCAACTTCGGCAGCCTGCTGGGCAGCGGCCTGCAGTTCTACGGCCACACCAACTACGCCAGCAAGCGGGTGACCGAGGGGTTCTACTTCCGGAACCCCAACAATCGCGCCAACATCTACAGCCTCGACGGCGGCGAGACCCTGCTCATCGGCGACCGGCTCGCCGCGCAGGGCATGGGCTCTGCCAACTGTCCCGTCGTGCGCGTCACCGACAACGTGCCGGACCAGGCGGCCCTCGCGCAGGTGGCGGCCAACCCCAACTGCTTCTCGTTTCGGGAGATCGCGCCGGGCGGCTTCACCCCGCGGTTCGGGGGCGTGGTCACCGACCTGTCGGCGGTGGCGGGGCTGCGGCGAATCGCCGACAGCGGCCTGACCTGGGACGCCAGCGCCAGCTACGGCTCGCACGAATCGGACTTCTTCTTCCAGAACACGGTCAACGCCTCACTCGGCCTCGACACGCCGCGCGACTTCGACCCCGGCCTCTACCAGCAGGAGGAGGTCAACCTCAACTTCGACGTTTCCTACGCCGCTTCCGACATGGTGAACTTCGCGGCCGGCACCGAGTGGCGCGACGAGAAGTTCACGATCGGGGCGGGCGGGCGGCCGTCGTGGGAGGTGGGTCCGTATGCGGCGCAGGGCTTCGTTTCCGGCTCCAACGGCTTCCCCGGCTTCCCCGACTACACCGCCGGGGCCTGGAACCGCAGCAACGTCGCGGTCTACGGCGACCTCGAGCTGCGGGAACCAGACGACCGGTGGTCCTTCGGCGGCGCGCTGCGCCTGGAACACTTCGACCTGTTCGGCGCCACCACCAACGGCAAGATCTCGGCCCGCTACGCACTGACCCCCCATGTCGCCCTGCGCGGCGGGGTCAGCACCGGGTTCCGGGCACCGACGCCGGGCCAGCAGCACACGCTGAACGTGCAAACGACCATCGACCCCGAGACCCTGCAGCTCGTCGACAGCGCCAACGTGCCGTCCACCTTCCTGGCCGCCACTCTGCGGGGCGGGGTGCCGCTCGAGCCGGAGACGTCGGTCAACACGACGGCCGGCGTGGTAGCCGACAACGGGCCGTTCACGCTGACCGCGGACTACTTCCGCGTCGACGTCGCCGACCGGCTCGCCCTGTCGCAGACCTTCACGCTCACCGAGGACGAGCGCGCCCTGCTGCTGTCGGAGGGCATTGCCTCGGCCGGCACGCTGGCCTTCTTCCGGTTCTTCATCAACGACTTCGAGACCCGCACCCAGGGCGTGGACATCGTGTCCACTTACACGCCGCCGGATCTCGGGGGCGACACCGTGCTGAACTTCACGTTCAACTACACCGACACCGCGGTGACGAAGGAGACCGACCTGCTCGGCCCCGGCGAGGTGCTCGGCCTCGAGCGCGGCGTGCCGAAGACGCGCTGGAGCATCGCGCTCAACCAGCAGCTCGCGCGGGTCCGCCTGCTCGGCCGCCTCAGCTACTACGGCTCGTGGGTCGACCACTTCGACGCGCGCTTCGTGCGCGGTCCGGACTCGCCGCTTCTGAACGGCCGCTCCATCGTCGACCTCGACCTCAGCATCCCGCTCGGCGAGGGCGTGACGCTGTCGGTCGGCGGCCAGAACATCGCCGACACCTTCTCGGATCGGATGGACCTGTTCGCCGAGATCTTCGGCCTCCCCTACAGCCAGTTCACGCCGTGGGGCCTGAGCGGCGGGTACTACTACGCCCGGCTCAACTACGGCTGGGGCGGCTAG
- a CDS encoding TonB-dependent receptor — MKLGMKRPMIGLALAATLLAPGLAGAQDSGTISGTVTDATGFVLPGVTVEARDAAGVGEITFTDGAGQFTFSGLAPGTYEVIFTLPGFDAPAQVVEVGAGVTASVDVVMDILLQETVAVVGTRAEPRSIAASPVPIDVITAQDFTSQGDMDLTNQLRTVVPSFNVNTQPISDAATIVRPANLRNMAPDHTLILVNGKRRHRAAVIAWLGNGVADGAQGPDLSSIPSIALRQVEVLRDGAAAQYGSDAIAGVINFELKNARSGGSMEFRSGQYFDQNDGTPATCGPVGRSCNGIGGRAPSYTFAGNAGLPLGPEGFLNLSLEYGGVQPTNRAVQDGGTMAVINGGNTNVRDTSRVWGVPLVEDDLKLFANFGSGGEQAEFYGHTSYASKVVTGGFYFRNPNNRGNVYSEDGGETLLVGDVLAAQGMGSANCPTVNVTNGTPDPVAFAAVRDDPNCFTFHQPFLGAQNGLPGGFTPQFGGDVYDYSLVSGVRGTTLAGVNWDISGSTGRNHVQTFIFDTVNASLGPESPTRFEPNLLQQTETSLNADMSYAASDMINVAGGLEWRNEQYHLGEGDPASWAIGPFGAQGFSSASNGYNGTRPENAGTWDRANVAGYGDIEIHGVDNEWNLGAAVRIEDFYDSFGTTMNSKLSGRYGFTDIFAARAAVSSGFRAPTPGQQNVLNVTTEFDYELGDLINNGTIPSTSPVAALRGGVPLQPEQSINYSLGTVVDTGPFTFTADYFRINVSDRLTITRNYSLSPEEVATLLAGGIAEAGNLAAFRFFVNDFSTRTQGLDLVATWTPLALGARTTFSGVFNFTDTEVTEFGAEHIDQDRIAALTLGLPRMRWNMGMNHSADRWTLMARLHYYGSYWDREDARSALGGAMSYLYPLYSGKPLVDLEVGFPFSDFTLSVGAQNIFNTYPDQNPGAVAGVGNRYGQFGPFGFNGGYYYTRVSFGWGG, encoded by the coding sequence ATGAAACTTGGCATGAAGAGACCCATGATCGGGCTGGCTCTCGCCGCCACCCTTCTCGCGCCCGGCCTTGCGGGCGCCCAGGACTCGGGAACGATCAGCGGCACGGTCACGGACGCGACGGGTTTCGTCCTGCCCGGGGTCACCGTGGAAGCGCGGGACGCGGCGGGGGTCGGCGAGATCACCTTCACCGACGGCGCCGGCCAGTTCACGTTCAGCGGGCTGGCGCCGGGGACCTATGAGGTGATCTTCACCCTCCCCGGCTTCGACGCGCCCGCCCAGGTCGTGGAAGTGGGCGCCGGCGTCACCGCCAGCGTCGACGTCGTGATGGACATTCTGCTGCAGGAAACGGTGGCGGTCGTAGGCACGCGCGCGGAACCGCGGTCGATCGCCGCCTCCCCGGTGCCCATCGACGTCATCACCGCCCAGGACTTCACCAGCCAGGGCGACATGGACCTCACCAACCAGTTGCGGACGGTCGTCCCGTCGTTCAACGTCAACACGCAGCCGATCAGCGACGCCGCCACCATCGTGCGGCCGGCCAACCTGCGCAACATGGCGCCGGATCACACGCTGATCCTGGTCAACGGCAAGCGCCGCCACCGCGCCGCGGTCATCGCCTGGCTGGGCAACGGCGTCGCCGACGGGGCGCAGGGACCGGACCTGTCGTCCATTCCCTCCATCGCCCTGCGGCAGGTCGAGGTGTTGCGCGACGGGGCGGCTGCGCAGTATGGCTCCGACGCCATCGCCGGCGTCATCAATTTCGAGTTGAAGAACGCGCGCTCCGGGGGCAGCATGGAGTTCCGCAGCGGCCAGTACTTCGACCAGAACGACGGCACCCCGGCGACGTGCGGCCCCGTCGGCCGCTCGTGCAACGGCATCGGGGGCCGCGCGCCGAGCTACACGTTCGCCGGCAACGCAGGTCTGCCGCTCGGCCCCGAAGGGTTCCTGAACCTCAGCCTGGAGTACGGCGGCGTCCAGCCGACCAACCGCGCGGTGCAGGACGGCGGTACGATGGCGGTGATCAACGGCGGCAACACCAACGTGCGCGACACGTCGCGCGTCTGGGGCGTGCCGCTGGTCGAGGACGACCTGAAGTTGTTCGCCAATTTCGGCAGCGGGGGCGAGCAGGCGGAGTTCTACGGCCACACGAGCTACGCCAGCAAGGTGGTGACCGGCGGGTTCTATTTCCGCAACCCCAACAACCGCGGGAACGTGTACTCGGAGGACGGCGGCGAGACGCTGCTGGTCGGCGACGTGCTGGCGGCGCAGGGCATGGGCTCGGCCAACTGCCCGACCGTGAACGTCACCAACGGCACGCCGGATCCGGTCGCCTTCGCGGCGGTCCGCGACGATCCCAACTGCTTCACGTTCCACCAACCGTTCCTGGGCGCGCAGAACGGTCTGCCGGGCGGCTTCACGCCGCAGTTCGGCGGCGACGTCTACGACTACTCGCTGGTCTCCGGCGTGCGCGGGACCACGCTGGCCGGGGTCAACTGGGACATCAGCGGCAGCACGGGCCGCAACCACGTGCAGACCTTCATCTTCGACACGGTCAACGCGTCTCTCGGCCCGGAGAGCCCGACCCGGTTCGAGCCGAACCTGCTGCAGCAGACCGAGACCAGCCTCAACGCGGACATGTCGTACGCGGCGAGCGACATGATCAACGTCGCCGGGGGCCTCGAGTGGCGGAACGAGCAGTACCACCTGGGCGAAGGCGACCCGGCGTCGTGGGCGATCGGCCCGTTCGGCGCCCAGGGCTTCAGCTCCGCCTCCAACGGCTACAACGGCACGCGGCCCGAGAACGCCGGCACGTGGGACCGGGCCAACGTTGCGGGGTACGGCGACATCGAGATTCACGGCGTCGACAACGAGTGGAACCTCGGCGCCGCCGTCCGCATCGAGGACTTCTACGACAGCTTCGGCACCACGATGAACAGCAAGCTGTCGGGTCGCTACGGCTTCACCGACATCTTCGCGGCGCGCGCCGCGGTCAGCAGCGGGTTCCGCGCCCCGACCCCCGGCCAGCAGAACGTCCTGAACGTGACGACCGAGTTCGACTACGAACTGGGCGACCTGATCAACAACGGCACCATTCCGTCCACCTCGCCGGTCGCGGCGTTGCGGGGCGGCGTGCCCCTGCAGCCGGAACAGTCGATCAACTACTCGCTCGGGACGGTCGTCGACACCGGTCCGTTCACGTTCACCGCCGACTACTTCCGGATCAACGTGTCCGACCGGCTCACCATCACGCGGAACTACAGCCTGTCGCCGGAAGAGGTCGCGACGCTGCTCGCCGGCGGGATTGCCGAAGCCGGCAACCTGGCCGCGTTCCGCTTCTTCGTGAACGACTTCTCGACCCGCACCCAGGGACTCGACCTCGTCGCCACATGGACCCCGCTGGCGCTCGGCGCCCGGACGACCTTCAGCGGCGTCTTCAACTTCACGGACACGGAAGTGACCGAGTTCGGCGCGGAGCACATCGACCAGGACCGCATCGCGGCGCTGACCCTGGGGCTGCCGCGGATGCGCTGGAACATGGGCATGAACCACTCCGCCGACCGCTGGACCCTGATGGCCCGGCTGCACTACTACGGCTCCTACTGGGATCGGGAGGACGCGCGCTCGGCGTTGGGCGGCGCGATGTCGTACCTGTATCCGCTGTACTCCGGCAAGCCGCTGGTCGACCTGGAGGTCGGATTCCCGTTCAGCGACTTCACGCTGTCGGTCGGCGCGCAGAACATCTTCAATACCTACCCGGACCAGAATCCGGGCGCCGTCGCCGGCGTGGGCAACCGCTACGGCCAGTTCGGGCCGTTCGGCTTCAACGGCGGCTACTACTACACCCGCGTCAGCTTCGGGTGGGGCGGCTGA
- a CDS encoding PQQ-binding-like beta-propeller repeat protein, translated as MRFSTGIRASTGRSRRTFRVAATLVAMALASTSAPAQERSAAADWPTYNRDLAGTRYSPLDEIDTSNVASLEEVWSYRFHPEDGFIEGPSPAELFQQVTPIVVDGVMYLASGNRVVALRPETGEEIWRHELREGLASFRGVAYGPATDAHEARIYFTSLSKVIALNAATGERDPAFGDGGEAAVRIPYTGVPVVYDDTLILGSSAFGPGQRHIAPHLNQPRGGGEPTRAWPRALDATTGALRWEFPTLPTESDFGSETWGNQSWRDRIGNNVWAFTLTVDEERGLVYMPVSSPGSNFYGGDRPGDNLFANSTIAIDIRSGELAWYFQNIHRELWDYNLPPSPGLMDIERDGEVIPALAQVGKSGWMFILNRVTGEPVHGVEERPVPAGDVPGEQYSPTQPFPLAPPAVSRVSIGPDDVVTADDTTPEHAAACRELWDTIGYYNDGPYTPIRYRQEGTPPSLVFPGTGGGVNWNGTAYDPELGYIFVNSKDQPISGWMTENELYPSDTDDQVAFVREAGPPFEAPIFDADGERLGALPCFKPPWARLVAVEAATGEIAWEVPLGIDELLPEGRRRVGSRNVGGPIVTAGGLVFIGATVDRRFRAFDSRTGEELWSAAFDYNVEAVPITYAGNDGRQYVAANVSAPATGEPRGNERLVVFALPDR; from the coding sequence ATGCGATTCAGCACCGGAATCCGCGCTTCCACGGGACGATCGCGCCGCACCTTCCGGGTGGCCGCGACACTGGTCGCGATGGCGCTGGCGTCGACATCGGCCCCGGCCCAGGAGCGCAGCGCCGCCGCCGACTGGCCAACCTACAACCGGGACCTCGCAGGAACGCGCTATTCGCCCCTCGATGAGATCGACACGTCGAACGTCGCGTCGCTCGAGGAGGTCTGGTCGTACCGGTTCCATCCCGAGGACGGGTTCATCGAGGGACCGAGCCCGGCCGAGCTCTTCCAGCAGGTGACGCCGATCGTGGTCGACGGCGTGATGTACCTCGCGTCGGGCAATCGGGTGGTGGCCCTGCGGCCGGAGACCGGGGAGGAGATCTGGCGGCACGAGCTGCGCGAAGGGCTCGCATCGTTCCGCGGCGTCGCCTACGGGCCGGCCACCGACGCCCACGAGGCCCGCATCTACTTCACCAGCCTGTCGAAGGTCATCGCCCTGAACGCGGCGACGGGCGAGCGCGATCCCGCGTTCGGCGACGGAGGCGAGGCCGCGGTGCGCATCCCCTACACCGGGGTGCCGGTGGTCTACGACGACACCCTGATCCTGGGCTCGAGCGCCTTCGGCCCCGGCCAGCGGCACATCGCGCCCCATCTGAACCAGCCCAGGGGCGGGGGGGAGCCGACCCGGGCCTGGCCGCGGGCCCTCGACGCGACGACCGGCGCCCTGCGCTGGGAATTCCCGACCCTGCCCACCGAGAGCGACTTCGGCAGCGAGACCTGGGGCAACCAGAGCTGGCGCGACCGCATCGGGAACAACGTGTGGGCGTTCACGCTCACCGTCGACGAGGAGCGGGGCCTCGTCTACATGCCGGTGAGCAGCCCGGGGTCGAACTTCTACGGCGGCGACCGCCCCGGCGACAACCTCTTCGCGAACTCGACCATCGCCATCGACATCCGCAGCGGCGAGCTCGCGTGGTACTTCCAGAACATCCACCGTGAGCTGTGGGACTACAACCTGCCGCCGTCGCCCGGCCTGATGGACATCGAGCGCGACGGCGAGGTCATCCCCGCCCTCGCGCAGGTCGGCAAGTCGGGCTGGATGTTCATCCTCAACCGCGTGACCGGCGAGCCCGTCCACGGGGTGGAGGAGCGGCCGGTGCCCGCCGGCGACGTGCCCGGCGAGCAGTACTCGCCGACCCAGCCGTTTCCGCTCGCGCCGCCCGCGGTGTCGCGGGTGAGCATCGGTCCCGACGACGTCGTCACCGCCGACGACACCACGCCCGAGCACGCGGCCGCCTGCCGCGAGTTGTGGGACACGATCGGCTACTACAACGACGGGCCCTATACGCCCATCCGCTACCGGCAGGAGGGCACCCCGCCGTCGCTCGTGTTCCCGGGCACCGGCGGCGGCGTGAACTGGAACGGCACCGCCTACGATCCCGAGCTCGGCTACATCTTCGTCAACTCGAAGGACCAGCCGATCAGCGGCTGGATGACGGAGAACGAGCTGTACCCCTCGGACACCGACGACCAGGTGGCCTTCGTCCGCGAAGCCGGTCCGCCGTTCGAGGCCCCGATCTTCGACGCCGACGGCGAGCGGCTCGGCGCGCTCCCCTGCTTCAAGCCGCCCTGGGCCCGCCTGGTCGCGGTCGAGGCCGCCACCGGCGAGATCGCGTGGGAGGTGCCGCTGGGCATCGACGAGCTCCTGCCCGAAGGCAGGCGGCGCGTCGGCAGCCGCAACGTCGGCGGCCCCATCGTCACCGCCGGCGGCCTCGTGTTCATCGGCGCCACCGTCGACCGCCGTTTCCGAGCGTTCGACTCGCGCACCGGCGAGGAGCTGTGGTCCGCCGCGTTCGACTACAACGTCGAGGCGGTGCCGATCACCTACGCGGGAAACGACGGCCGGCAGTACGTCGCGGCCAACGTCTCGGCGCCGGCTACCGGCGAGCCGCGCGGGAACGAGCGACTGGTGGTGTTCGCGCTGCCGGACAGGTAG
- a CDS encoding single-stranded DNA-binding protein, whose translation MSNLVPVTERLRERTRGLRFAEPVMHVYAPLDYAWAPHRLYLERYGRGQPEILFVGMNPGPFGMAQTGVPFGDVAMVRDWLGIEAPVERPADEHPRRPVLGFGIGRGEVSGARLWGWARERFGSPERFFRRAFVWNYCPLCFLDDGGRNVTPDKLRPRDAREHLFAACDEALAGALSHLRPDVVVGIGRFAAERARPVAEKYDARCGAAPHPSPASPLANRGWPAVFDAALADLGIVV comes from the coding sequence ATGTCGAACCTCGTGCCGGTCACCGAGCGGCTGCGGGAACGGACCCGCGGCCTGCGGTTCGCCGAGCCGGTCATGCACGTATACGCCCCCCTCGACTACGCCTGGGCGCCGCACCGCCTCTACCTGGAGCGCTACGGCCGCGGGCAGCCGGAGATCCTCTTCGTCGGCATGAACCCGGGCCCGTTCGGGATGGCGCAGACCGGGGTGCCGTTCGGCGACGTCGCGATGGTGCGCGACTGGCTCGGCATCGAGGCGCCGGTGGAGCGGCCGGCCGACGAGCACCCGCGGCGACCGGTTCTCGGCTTCGGAATCGGCCGCGGCGAGGTGAGCGGCGCCCGGCTGTGGGGTTGGGCGCGGGAACGCTTCGGCAGCCCGGAGCGGTTCTTCCGGCGCGCGTTCGTCTGGAACTACTGCCCGTTGTGCTTCCTGGACGACGGCGGCCGCAACGTGACGCCCGACAAGCTCCGTCCCCGTGACGCGCGCGAGCACCTGTTCGCGGCATGCGACGAGGCGCTCGCGGGCGCCCTGTCCCACCTGCGGCCCGACGTCGTGGTCGGCATCGGGCGGTTCGCGGCCGAGCGGGCCCGCCCGGTCGCCGAGAAGTACGACGCGCGGTGCGGAGCCGCCCCGCACCCGAGTCCGGCCAGCCCCCTGGCGAACCGCGGTTGGCCCGCCGTCTTCGACGCCGCGCTCGCCGATCTGGGCATCGTGGTGTAG
- a CDS encoding ABC transporter permease: MTLYAQLRLFCRRASAHPGFALLSLATLAVGVGANVAIFAIVNAVLLRPLPIPDSERLVILRHAAPGLALLDELPMSDALHFLYADETRTLESVAAYRDEQVSFTGPENPQRVEASSVTASFFEVLRTPPRLGRSFTPEEDRPGAAPVIVLSDDLWRTRFGAEPGVVGRVVDLDGESVEVVGVMPPGFSFSQQEIDLWRPLRLDRENVQLGAFGINGVARIADGSTLGQVRAELDAMLSNLVEIFPDEGAAPILANAGFRPLIDRAREVVVGDIEATLWILLGAVGFLLLIACANVANLFLVRSEERHGEVAIRAALGESRGRLAGSVLFESLAFGVAGGLLALPLAQLAVRLLVRFGPRELPRLDEISIDGAVLLFGLAVSAVAGLLFGLLPALRASAVAAAGHMTAGARGATVGRERQIARRGLVVLQVALALTLLVGSGLAVRSFQRLAAVDPGFDPVDVLAFGLALSARDYETADARLNFHRQVVDRLRGLPGAVDASAATTVPLSGELSGSGHTIEGRPLSDGEVPPVFMIKRVAPGYFDALRIGLVEGRVFDRLDGEREAQVVIVSRSLARTHWPGESALGKGIRLGGPPDEEGEEWSRVVGVVADVHEINLHEAPPEMAYYPLPGLMRGEGVPAAMRYVIRGPNAAALSGAVREVVRGLDPTLPIAEIETLETLVGRARGTRAFVMTLLAVSAALALLLGSVGLYGVVSYMVAQRRREIAIRMAVGAQVAAVHRLVLTEAGALALVGAALGVGSAVALTRRLQALLFETSPLDPFVFAAVSTLLVGVCLLASWLPARRAARLDPVTALRAE; encoded by the coding sequence ATGACCCTGTACGCACAGCTTCGTCTCTTCTGCCGTCGCGCGTCGGCGCACCCCGGCTTCGCGCTCCTCTCGCTGGCGACGCTGGCGGTCGGGGTCGGCGCCAACGTCGCCATCTTCGCCATCGTCAACGCGGTGCTGCTGCGCCCACTGCCGATCCCGGACTCCGAACGGCTGGTGATTCTCCGCCACGCCGCGCCGGGCCTCGCCCTGCTCGACGAGCTGCCGATGTCGGACGCGCTCCACTTCCTGTACGCGGACGAGACCAGGACCCTGGAGAGCGTGGCGGCGTACCGCGACGAACAGGTGAGCTTTACCGGCCCCGAGAACCCGCAACGCGTGGAGGCATCGAGCGTCACGGCGTCGTTCTTCGAGGTGCTGCGGACGCCGCCGCGTCTCGGCCGCTCGTTCACCCCCGAGGAAGATCGGCCGGGCGCCGCCCCGGTGATCGTGCTGAGCGACGACCTCTGGCGCACGCGGTTCGGCGCCGAGCCGGGGGTGGTGGGGCGGGTCGTCGACCTCGACGGAGAGAGCGTGGAGGTGGTCGGGGTCATGCCGCCGGGATTCTCCTTCTCGCAGCAGGAGATCGACCTGTGGCGGCCGCTCCGCCTGGACCGGGAGAACGTCCAGCTCGGCGCCTTCGGGATCAACGGCGTCGCGCGCATCGCCGACGGTTCCACGCTGGGGCAGGTGCGGGCCGAGCTGGACGCGATGCTGTCGAACCTGGTCGAGATCTTCCCCGACGAGGGCGCCGCGCCGATTCTGGCGAACGCGGGATTCCGGCCGCTGATCGACCGCGCCCGCGAGGTGGTGGTCGGCGACATCGAGGCGACGCTGTGGATCCTGCTCGGCGCCGTCGGGTTCCTGCTGCTCATCGCGTGCGCCAATGTCGCCAACCTGTTCCTCGTGCGGTCCGAGGAGCGGCACGGTGAGGTCGCGATTCGCGCCGCCCTGGGCGAGAGCCGCGGACGGCTGGCCGGATCCGTCCTCTTCGAGAGTCTCGCGTTCGGCGTGGCGGGCGGACTTCTCGCGCTGCCGCTGGCGCAGCTGGCGGTGCGCCTGCTGGTCCGCTTCGGCCCGCGGGAGCTGCCGCGCCTGGACGAGATCTCGATCGACGGGGCCGTGCTGCTGTTCGGACTCGCCGTGTCGGCGGTGGCGGGACTGCTGTTCGGACTCCTGCCGGCCCTGCGGGCAAGCGCGGTGGCGGCGGCCGGCCACATGACGGCCGGCGCGCGCGGCGCGACGGTCGGGCGCGAGCGGCAGATCGCGCGGCGCGGACTCGTCGTGCTGCAGGTTGCGCTGGCGCTGACCCTGCTCGTCGGGTCCGGACTGGCGGTGCGCTCGTTCCAACGGCTGGCGGCGGTCGATCCGGGGTTCGATCCGGTCGACGTGCTGGCGTTCGGCCTGGCGCTTTCGGCGCGCGACTACGAGACGGCGGACGCCCGCCTCAATTTCCACCGACAGGTGGTCGACCGCCTGCGCGGCCTGCCCGGCGCGGTCGATGCCTCGGCGGCGACGACCGTGCCCCTGAGCGGCGAGTTGTCCGGCTCGGGTCACACCATCGAGGGCCGTCCGCTGTCGGATGGCGAGGTGCCGCCCGTGTTCATGATCAAGCGGGTGGCGCCCGGCTACTTCGACGCGCTCCGTATCGGGCTGGTCGAGGGGCGGGTGTTCGACCGGCTGGACGGTGAGCGGGAGGCCCAGGTCGTCATCGTGTCGCGGTCGCTGGCGCGCACGCACTGGCCGGGAGAGAGCGCGTTGGGCAAGGGGATTCGGCTCGGCGGCCCGCCCGACGAGGAAGGCGAGGAATGGTCCCGCGTCGTCGGCGTGGTGGCCGACGTGCACGAGATCAACCTGCACGAAGCGCCGCCGGAGATGGCGTACTACCCGCTGCCGGGGTTGATGCGCGGAGAAGGGGTGCCTGCCGCGATGCGCTACGTGATTCGCGGGCCGAACGCGGCGGCACTGTCGGGTGCGGTCCGGGAGGTGGTGCGCGGGCTCGACCCCACCCTGCCGATCGCCGAGATCGAGACGCTGGAGACGCTGGTCGGGCGGGCGCGCGGCACGCGGGCGTTCGTCATGACCCTGCTCGCGGTTTCCGCGGCGCTCGCGCTGCTCCTCGGCTCGGTCGGACTCTACGGGGTGGTCTCCTACATGGTCGCGCAGCGCCGGCGCGAGATCGCCATCCGCATGGCGGTGGGGGCGCAGGTGGCGGCCGTGCACCGGCTGGTGCTGACCGAAGCGGGCGCGCTCGCGCTGGTCGGGGCGGCCCTCGGCGTGGGCTCGGCGGTCGCGCTGACCCGCCGGCTGCAGGCGTTGCTGTTCGAAACGAGTCCGCTCGACCCCTTCGTCTTCGCCGCCGTCTCGACGCTGCTGGTCGGGGTCTGCCTGCTGGCGAGCTGGCTGCCCGCGCGGCGCGCGGCGCGTCTCGATCCCGTCACGGCGCTACGCGCGGAGTAG